Proteins encoded by one window of Pelecanus crispus isolate bPelCri1 chromosome 8, bPelCri1.pri, whole genome shotgun sequence:
- the NDST1 gene encoding bifunctional heparan sulfate N-deacetylase/N-sulfotransferase 1: protein MTVLARARRGIRQLSPQVVLLLLFAFCLLSVFVSAYYLYGWKRGLEPSGDVAGPDCDEPKVAPSRLLPLKTLKVADSSRTDPLVLVFVESLYSQLGQEIVAILESSRFKYRTEIAPGKGDMPTLTDKDRGRFALIIYENILKYVNLDAWNRELLDKYCVEYGVGIIGFFKANENSLLSAQLKGFPLFLHSNLALKDCSINPKSPLLYITRPSEVEKGVLPGEDWTVFQSNHSTYEPVLLAKTKSAESIPHMSVDAALHTTVMQDLGLHDGIQRVLFGNNLNFWLHKLVFVDSVSFLTGKRLSLPLDRYILVDIDDIFVGKEGTRMKVEDVKALFDTQNELRTHIPNFTFNLGYSGKFFHTGTDAEDEGDDLLLSYVREFWWFPHMWSHMQPHLFHNQSVLAEQMTLNKKFAVEHGIPTDMGYAVAPHHSGVYPVHVQLYEAWKQVWSIKVTSTEEYPHLKPARYRRGFIHNGIMVLPRQTCGLFTHTIFYNEYPGGSSELDKIINGGELFLTVLLNPISIFMTHLSNYGNDRLGLYTFKHLVRFLNSWTNLKLQTLPPVQLAQKYFQIFSEEKDPLWQDPCEDKRHKDIWSKEKTCDRFPKLLIIGPQKTGTTALYLFLGMHPDLSSNYPSSETFEEIQFFNGHNYHKGIDWYMEFFPIPSNTTSDFYFEKSANYFDSEVAPRRAAALLSKAKVITILINPADRAYSWYQHQRAHDDPVALKYTFHEVITAGPEAAPKLRTLQNRCLVPGWYATHIERWLNSYHANQILVLDGKLLRTEPAKVMETVQKFLGVTNFIDYHKTLAFDPKKGFWCQLLDGGKTKCLGKSKGRKYPEMDSDSRAFLRDYYRDHNIELSKLLYKMGQTLPTWLREELQSTR, encoded by the exons ATGACTGTGCTGGCCAGGGCCCGGCGGGGTATCCGGCAGCTCTCTCCGCAGGTGGTGTTGCTCCTGCTCTTCGCCTTCTGCCTGCTCAGTGTTTTCGTCTCTGCGTATTATTTATATGGGTGGAAAAGGGGCTTGGAGCCCTCTGGGGATGTGGCGGGGCCAGACTGCGACGAGCCCAAGGTTGCCCCTTCCCGCTTGCTGCCGCTGAAGACCCTCAAGGTGGCCGATTCCTCCCGCACGGACCCCTTGGTGCTCGTCTTCGTGGAGAGCCTCTACTCCCAGCTGGGCCAGGAGATCGTGGCCATTTTGGAGTCGAGTCGCTTCAAATACAGGACAGAGATCGCCCCAGGGAAGGGGGACATGCCCACGCTGACTGACAAGGACCGGGGACGCTTTGCCCTCATCATCTACGAGAACATCCTCAAGTACGTCAACCTGGATGCCTGGAACCGGGAGCTGCTGGACAAGTACTGCGTGGAGTACGGTGTGGGCATCATCGGCTTCTTCAAG GCCAACGAGAACAGCCTGCTGAGCGCCCAGCTGAAGGgcttccccctcttcctccactCCAACCTGGCGCTGAAGGACTGCAGCATCAACCCCAAGTCGCCCCTGCTATACATCACACGCCCCAGCGAGGTGGAGAAGGGCGTGCTCCCGGGGGAGGACTGGACCGtcttccagtccaaccactCCACCTATGAGCCAGTCCTCCTGGCCAAGACCAAGTCGGCGGAGTCCATCCCGCACATGAGCGTGGACGCGGCGCTCCACACTACTGTGATGCAGGACCTGGGCCTCCACGATGGCATCCAGAGGGTGCTTTTTGGCAACAACCTCAACTTCTGGTTGCACAAGCTCGTCTTCGTGGACTCTGTCTCATTCCTGACAGGCAAGAGGCTCTCCCTGCCCCTTGACCGCTACATCCTGGTGGACATCGACGACATCTTTGTGGGCAAGGAGGGCACGCGCATGAAAGTGGAAGATGTCAAG gcACTATTCGACACACAGAACGAGCTGCGCACCCACATCCCGAACTTCACCTTCAACTTGGGATACTCAGGGAAATTCTTCCACACGG GTACCGATGCTGAGGATGAAGGCGACGACCTGCTGCTGTCCTATGTGAGGGAGTTCTGGTGGTTCCCCCACATGTGGAGCCACATGCAGCCTCACCTCTTCCACAACCAGTCGGTTCTCGCTGAGCAGATGACATTAAACAAGAAATTCGCTGTC GAGCATGGCATCCCCACTGACATGGGGTACGCCGTGGCCCCCCACCACTCGGGCGTCTACCCTGTGCACGTGCAGTTGTACGAAGCTTGGAAGCAGGTCTGGTCAATCAAAGTGACGAGCACAGAGGAGTACCCCCACCTGAAACCTGCTCGCTATCGCCGTGGCTTCATCCATAATGGCATCATG GTACTCCCCCGGCAAACCTGCGGCCTCTTCACACACACCATCTTCTACAATGAGTACCCCGGTGGCTCCAGTGAGCTGGACAAAATCATCAATGGGGGTGAACTGTTCCTGACTGTGCTCCTCAACCCC ATCAGCATCTTCATGACCCATCTGTCCAATTATGGTAACGACCGCCTGGGCTTGTACACCTTCAAGCACCTGGTCCGCTTCCTCAACTCCTGGACCAACTTGAAGCTGCAGACGCTGCCGCCCGTGCAGCTGGCACAGAAATACTTTCAGATCTTCTCCGAGGAGAAGGACCCACTGTGGCAG GATCCCTGTGAAGACAAGCGTCACAAAGACATTTGGTCCAAAGAAAAGACCTGTGACCGATTCCCAAAGCTTCTCATCATCGGGCCTCAAAAAACAG GAACGACTGCCCTTTATCTCTTCTTGGGGATGCACCCGGACCTGAGCAGCAACTACCCCAGCTCAGAGACCTTTGAGGAGATACAGTTTTTCAACGGACACAACTATCACAAGGGCATCGACTG GTACATGGAGttcttccccatcccttccAACACCACCTCCGACTTCTACTTCGAGAAAAGTGCCAACTACTTTGACTCAGAAGTGGCTCCCCGGCGAGCTGCGGCCCTGCTCTCCAAGGCCAAAGtcatcaccatcctcatcaACCCTGCAGATCGAGCCTACTCCTGGTATCAG CACCAGCGAGCTCACGATGACCCAGTTGCCCTGAAATACACCTTCCACGAGGTGATCACAGCAGGACCCGAGGCTGCTCCGAAGCTCCGGACCCTGCAGAACCGCTGCCTGGTGCCGGGCTGGTACGCTACCCACATCGAGCGCTGGCTGAACAGCTACCATGCCAACCAG ATCCTGGTCCTGGACGGCAAGCTGCTCCGAACGGAACCCGCCAAAGTGATGGAGACGGTCCAGAAATTCCTCGGCGTGACCAACTTCATCGATTACCACAAGACCCTGGC GTTTGATCCAAAGAAAGGGTTCTGGTGTCAGCTTCTGGATGGAGGGAAAACGAAATGCTTGGGAAAGAGCAAAGGGAGGAAGTACCCCGAGATGGATTCAGAT TCGCGCGCCTTCCTGCGGGACTATTACAGGGACCATAACATAGAGCTCTCCAAGCTCCTGTACAAAATGGGGCAGACGCTGCCCACCTGGCTGCgggaggagctgcagagcaccaGGTAG